From a region of the Saccharomycodes ludwigii strain NBRC 1722 chromosome VII, whole genome shotgun sequence genome:
- the MDY2 gene encoding Mdy2p (similar to Saccharomyces cerevisiae YOL111C | MDY2 | Mating-Deficient Yeast), translating to MTANESDFIKFMTLATLEAPVYPNDYVKPLNQIENLGVALSPLPYKKYRYNVNSHKNGSSSDSISNDGSETVELTLKNIRPPKFNMDVSFSVNDTIHQVKQYLVTNVESIMDTTQLKILLKGKVLHDNFLLGDLKENKATLTIMVSNKVVNKNNKVEEKSDTIEEKTLKNSNNDNTVDTLKSTPPTSIDSDTSVNVELPWNKIEQVLKDNYTGSAAAVYLARLKKGWDMAK from the coding sequence atgacTGCTAATGAATCTGACTTCATCAAATTTATGACCCTGGCTACTTTAGAAGCTCCTGTTTATCCTAATGATTACGTCAAACCTTTAAATCAGATTGAAAATTTGGGTGTTGCTTTATCTCCATTGCCCTATAAAAAGTATCGTTATAATGTCAATAGCCATAAAAATGGATCCTCCAGCGACAGCATATCAAATGATGGTTCTGAGACTGTAGaattaactttaaaaaatatcagaCCACCCAAATTTAATATGGATGTTAGCTTTAGTGTCAATGATACTATTCATCAAGTTAAACAATATTTGGTTACCAATGTTGAAAGTATTATGGATACTACACaactaaaaattttattgaagGGTAAAGTTTTGcatgataattttttgttaggtgatttaaaagaaaacaagGCCACCCTAACAATTATGGTAAGTAACAAGGTtgtcaataaaaataataaagttgaAGAGAAAAGTGACACAATCGAAGAAAAAACTCttaaaaatagtaacaatGACAATACTGTTGACACATTAAAATCTACTCCACCAACTTCTATTGATAGCGATACCTCAGTTAATGTAGAACTTCCATGgaataaaattgaacaagttttaaaagataattACACTGGATCTGCGGCAGCTGTATATTTAGCAAGGTTGAAAAAAGGTTGGGATATGGCTAAAtag
- the PUS4 gene encoding pseudouridine synthase PUS4 (similar to Saccharomyces cerevisiae YNL292W | PUS4 | PseudoUridine Synthase), which translates to MNGIFAIEKPSGITSSQFLSQVQKLFMKSKIFQHEIGEQIRERTEQYKRETGGRLPSRKMLRKSSKIKMGHGGTLDPLASGVLVIGIGKGTKQLSQYLHGTVKCYEAEALLGASTTSGDCEPNGEIISLNSVNFLKSLTNTDSIIDDLTQKFKGHLKQTPPIFAALKMNGKPLHEYAREGLPLPKPIEPRELEISELVINKEDFLSTSHNYKFLPITDSLLEDLTKLEENNANNGTPLFYSKEYCESHNLPIDKDNKPKDTHPITREEAEHIMKLSTSYRAPLLHFIAKVSSGTYIRSLITDMGKSLGTSAYMVKLIRLSQKDWDLTKNNVFKLENFVDVEESIWSKVLKKVLDEGPSVDIQREIETLTLESKEKEQVEQEGCPDTKKHSIEIEEDIEHPDKKRKDI; encoded by the coding sequence aTGAACGGTATTTTTGCTATAGAAAAGCCCAGTGGTATTACCTCATCTCAATTTTTGTCTCAAGttcaaaaactttttatgAAAAGTAAGATATTTCAACATGAAATAGGTGAACAAATCAGAGAAAGAACTGAGCAATATAAACGTGAAACAGGCGGTCGTTTACCATCCAGGAAAATGCTACGTAAatcatcaaaaataaaaatgggaCACGGTGGCACTTTAGATCCATTGGCTTCAGGTGTATTAGttattggtattggtaAGGGTACCAAACAACTGTCACAATATTTACATGGCACTGTAAAATGTTATGAGGCTGAAGCACTTTTGGGAGCATCCACCACTAGTGGGGATTGTGAGCCAAATGGCGAAATTATTAGTTTGAACAGCgtgaattttttaaaatctttaacTAATACTGATTCAATAATTGACGATTTGAcccaaaaatttaaaggtcatttaaaacaaacacCGCCCATTTTTGCTGCTTTGAAAATGAACGGCAAGCCATTACACGAATATGCTCGTGAGGGATTACCTTTACCGAAACCAATTGAGCCTAGAGAATTGGAAATTTCTGAGCTGGTTATTAATAAGGAGGATTTTTTAAGTACTAGTCATAATTACAAATTTTTACCGATTACTGATTCATTATTAGAGGATTTAACTAAACTTGAGGAAAATAATGCTAACAATGGAACACCATTGTTTTATTCTAAAGAATACTGTGAGTCGCATAATTTGCCCATCGACAAGGATAATAAACCCAAGGACACACATCCTATTACCAGAGAAGAAGCTGAACATATTATGAAGTTATCTACTAGTTACAGGGCACCTTTATTACATTTTATTGCCAAAGTTTCTTCCGGGACATATATTCGTTCATTAATCACAGACATGGGGAAATCATTGGGTACTTCTGCCTATATGGTTAAGTTGATAAGATTAAGCCAAAAAGATTGGGAtttaaccaaaaataatgttttcaaattgGAGAATTTCGTTGATGTTGAAGAATCCATTTGGAGCAAAGTATTGAAAAAGGTTTTGGATGAAGGCCCATCTGTTGATATTCAAAGAGAAATTGAAACATTGACATTAGaaagtaaagaaaaagaacagGTGGAACAAGAAGGTTGTCCTGACACGAAGAAACATTCTATAGAGATTGAGGAAGATATTGAACACCctgataaaaaaagaaaggataTATAA
- the MID1 gene encoding Mid1p (similar to Saccharomyces cerevisiae YNL291C | MID1 | Mating pheromone-Induced Death): MARIKLFFATFLSLSSLIIAHNYIASGFADYGLFNRDTYLDSNYSSILDTNSIQEWTPIESHLSLNNDAVFIFTLNSTNVNNNRKKYYSYQMLIYLSGNICYKPKNVSETDLKVYYSFNESVIYNQTDFPYLNFENGYMEGLAIKQFNNSDSENIDVDSNNDSDTSTAGDQLYLVVKSEVNITSDIDSSDMWYYEISVSQDDLAFQWDERSWLNVVGTDMDSALLVTGNITSSSNNNDANYTVFNIDLYDIYLFHSDYDISLSRSLCSIKNGPYLATSDSNTTTTSPLLNSNITITKSLSVRGGSVREQFYISGLNSSTTYQVYLIKAIRTDTDSPGGVVFKEVYFETASDIRCSLIFDLPFCNEIAYAVPSSSLLLKSDVSSTYNKTELGLLYDYWAENLYQNFTKALQLTPCVTEKDAIYSTLRTCDDCALSYKNWLCTVTIPRCSSEQNGYYLHRNKSDNRNDYINNNIVPISDYYEILPCIEMCFNIVRDCPSTFGFACPKLTTKPNENEPDTFLLYNSYQISVDADITNDESLLTCNYIEGSNNLQIL, from the coding sequence ATGGCACGCATAAAACTATTCTTTGCTACATTTCTATCTCTATCATCCCTAATAATAGCACACAACTATATCGCAAGCGGTTTTGCTGATTATGGCTTGTTCAACAGAGACACTTATTTGGATTCAAACTATTCCTCTATATTAGATACAAATTCAATTCAAGAATGGACTCCTATAGAAAGTCATTTATCATTAAATAACGATGCggtctttattttcactttaAACTCCACCaatgttaataacaacCGTAAAAAATACTACTCCTATCAAATGTTAATTTACCTAAGTGGTAACATTTGCTATAAACCAAAAAACGTTTCAGAAACCGATTTAAAGGTATATTATTCCTTTAACGAATCCGTTATTTACAACCAAACCGACTTCCCctatttaaattttgaaaatggtTATATGGAAGGTTTGGCCATAAAACAATTTAACAACAGCGATAGTGAAAACATTGATGTCGACAGCAATAACGACAGTGATACATCTACAGCAGGAGACCAGTTATATCTAGTAGTTAAATCAGAAGTGAATATTACCTCAGATATAGATTCAAGCGACATGTGGTATTATGAAATTAGTGTATCTCAAGATGATTTAGCCTTTCAATGGGATGAACGGTCATGGCTTAACGTGGTCGGCACAGATATGGACAGTGCACTATTAGTTACAGGTAACATTACGTCatcttcaaataataatgatgctAATTACACAGTTTTTAACATAGACTTATATgatatttatcttttccaTAGCGATTATGACATCAGTTTGAGTAGATCTTTGTGTTCCATTAAAAATGGACCTTATTTAGCCACATCTGATTCTAACACCACAACTACAAGTCCTTTATTAAATTCTAATATCACTATAACTAAATCCTTATCCGTCAGGGGCGGCTCTGTTAGAgaacaattttatatttctgGTTTAAACAGTTCAACTACATACCAAGTCTATTTAATCAAGGCAATTAGAACCGATACCGATTCACCAGGTGGTGTGGTTTTTAAAGAAGTATATTTTGAAACAGCTTCTGATATTAGATGCTCTTTGATATTCGATTTGCCCTTTTGTAATGAAATCGCGTATGCTGTTCCATCCTCCTCCTTACTATTAAAAAGCGATGTTTCTAGTACCTATAATAAGACGGAATTGGGGCTACTGTATGACTATTGGGCTGAAAATTTATATCAAAATTTTACCAAGGCATTGCAATTAACTCCTTGCGTTACAGAAAAAGATGCTATTTATTCCACATTAAGAACTTGTGATGATTGCGCTCTTTCTTATAAGAATTGGTTATGTACAGTGACTATACCGAGATGTAGTAGTGAACAGAATGGTTATTATCTTCACAGGAACAAATCTGACAACAGAAATGAttatattaacaataacataGTACCTATAAGCGATTATTATGAAATATTACCTTGTATTGAGATGTGTTTTAATATCGTTAGAGATTGTCCATCAACTTTTGGATTTGCATGTCCTAAGCTTACTACCAAACCGAATGAAAATGAGCCAGATACCTTTTTACTATACAATAGCTACCAAATTAGTGTTGATGCTGATATTACAAACGATGaatcattattaacatGCAATTATATTGAGGGATCAAATAACTTACAGATTTTATAA
- the RFC3 gene encoding replication factor C subunit 3 (similar to Saccharomyces cerevisiae YNL290W | RFC3 | Replication Factor C), translated as MSISTTKSTTENLPWIEKYRPESLDDVYGQTNVVETVRRFVTEGKLPHLLFYGPPGTGKTSTILALAKEIYGPKHYKNMILELNASDDRGIDVVRNQIKDFASTRQIFAQKSFKLIILDEADAMTSAAQNALRRIIEKYTKTTRFCILANYSHKLTPALLSRCTRFRFQPLPQDAIAKRMENVLAREHLKLTADAKTAVLKLSRGDMRKALNVLQASQATLKDPINDEVTEDIIYECVGSPKPKDLEYCLQTILKDDRITALETVRKLRTNTGLALIDLISGFIEILQEYELSEEVRSNILIKLSDVEYAISKGGNDKIQCGAVVSVIRSSFNV; from the coding sequence ATGTCTATCAGTACTACTAAATCAACTACAGAAAATCTACCTTggattgaaaaatatagacCAGAATCACTTGATGATGTTTATGGTCAGACAAATGTGGTAGAAACAGTTCGTCGGTTTGTTACTGAGGGGAAATTACCacatttgttgttttatgGACCACCAGGCACTGGTAAGACATCTACTATTCTAGCTTTGGCCAAGGAAATCTACGGCCCGAaacattataaaaatatgattttaGAGCTCAATGCCTCCGATGATAGAGGTATTGATGTTGTTCGTAACCAAATCAAAGATTTTGCATCCACCAGACAAATTTTTGCACagaaatcttttaaattaattatattagATGAAGCGGATGCAATGACAAGTGCAGCTCAAAATGCTCTAAGaagaattattgaaaaatataccaAAACAACCAGGTTCTGTATTTTGGCAAACTACTCTCATAAGTTAACTCCTGCTCTATTAAGTAGATGCACGAGATTTAGATTTCAGCCCTTGCCCCAAGATGCAATTGCTAAGAGAATGGAAAATGTCTTGGCTCGTGAGCATTTAAAACTAACTGCTGATGCAAAAACTGCAGTTTTAAAACTATCTAGGGGTGATATGAGAAAAGCTTTGAATGTGTTGCAAGCAAGTCAAGCTACTTTAAAAGATCCTATCAACGATGAAGTTACTGAAGATATAATCTATGAATGCGTTGGTTCACCAAAACCAAAAGACCTAGAGTACTGTTTACAAACCATTTTGAAAGATGATCGTATAACTGCTTTGGAAACCGTTCGAAAATTAAGAACCAATACTGGATTAGCCTTAATAGATTTGATTTCAGGTTTTATAGAAATTTTACAAGAATACGAATTAAGTGAGGAGGTTAGATCTAATATCTTAATAAAGCTAAGCGATGTGGAATATGCTATTAGCAAAGGTGGCaatgataaaatacaaTGCGGTGCTGTAGTAAGTGTTATAAGATCAAGCTTTAATgtgtaa
- the POA1 gene encoding ADP-ribose 1''-phosphate phosphatase (similar to Saccharomyces cerevisiae YBR022W | POA1 | Phosphatase Of ADP-ribose 1'-phosphate) — MTSTIKYVKGNILNSANNSNKRILIHSCNCNGSWGGGLAYQLALNYPKSEIEYIEICDLFGKAQENNPLLGKFAIIPSFTDPNLLIGCLFNSTLGGLHHGSKESILLNTEVALNKLLAFVFNDTDTEELDSVDLKLNNFMVECYGLQPSSTESSSKYDLSQFQLEMPKINSGIFGVPWEETELILEKLKYNVEFTVYEL, encoded by the coding sequence ATGACTTCTACAATTAAATACGTAAAGGGAAACATTTTGAATTCAGctaataacagtaataaaaGGATATTAATCCATTCATGTAATTGTAATGGTTCTTGGGGTGGTGGTCTAGCTTATCAGTTAGCATTGAATTACCCTAAAAGTGAAATAGAATATATTGAAATATGTGATTTATTCGGTAAGGCGCAGGAAAATAATCCATTGTTAGGTAAATTCGCGATAATACCAAGTTTTACTGAtccaaatttattaattggtTGTTTATTCAATTCTACTCTTGGAGGCCTCCATCATGGATCAAAAGaaagtatattattaaacacCGAGGTAGCAttgaataaattattagcgtttgtttttaatgataCCGATACTGAGGAATTAGATAGTGTGGATttgaaattgaataattttatgGTAGAGTGTTATGGCTTACAACCATCTTCCACAGAGTCATCCTCAAAATATGACTTATCTCAATTTCAGTTAGAAATGCCTAAGATCAACAGTGGCATTTTTGGTGTTCCCTGGGAGGAAACAGAATTGATTCTGGAAAAACTAAAGTATAATGTTGAATTCACAGTTTATGAactataa
- the CHS3 gene encoding chitin synthase CHS3 (similar to Saccharomyces cerevisiae YBR023C | CHS3 | CHitin Synthase-related), with the protein MTKKNSFTDTNGNSSKEQQYGNIDNNIPSSPQKEILQNQVKYLPLNYSNDSHISINTDSETTNAFKKVDSIASINDESVNITDTSQYTENKQNGSGSPFDKTLLNKGKKPKDNKTITYKFEQPLTLWQAYCYIITFWAPAFVLSLFGMPQKERQMAWREKIALISMIFYCGSIVAFLTFGFTKTVCKAPGLRLRSDQIVNNQLIINGRVFFLDSWIHPEIAGIPATTNMFNELLNFGGSDASFLFQNVNGNCKGLIKPRDNCTIPHDNEGNLAWYFPCKLLNKDGLYDNKFDKFLSYDVNTCHTSKKSRDFYYNKKSDAELYFTWEDIQNSTRNLVVANGNVLDLDLLNLLESESLLYPPYFDYLKQGDLKGYDISMLMSNSEQKKVMHCLTEIIRVGSIDSETIGCIASDIVLYLSLIFILSIVIAKFLVACYFNWIIAKKQGAFSVDNKALAEHTNVIEDWSQDIYKQGPIKNVEPHLRPVKGSFKQGGNASTTNNNSRKKLPDFSKLLPLYYNKTGSKLYLEAADHNKKSDNGAGSVDDTSVDGLSIKLTRQKLLLEKSSHDLQYTCTVETSNDNMTTMTTQSVSNNKLNTTNPWNEILKEPGAPLTDHEDSKNGIGEENKERQKLAQLFFTKQFINRLDPSIIHPNAVLQPPPYFKPNGYPLIHTICFVTCYSEDEVGLRTTLDSISTTDYPNSHKLIMILCDGLIKGSGNDKTTPDIVLDMMEDCITTRDEVTAHSYIAVASGSKRHNMAKVYAGFYKYNDATVPIEKQQRVPLIAIVKTGTPNEAGTAKPGNRGKRDSQVILMSFLQKLTFNERMTDLEYEILKNIWCITGLMPDFYEAVLMVDADTKVFPDSLTHMLAEMVKDPEIMGLCGETKISNKKQSWVTAIQVFEYYISHHQSKAFESVFGSVTCLPGCFSIYRIKSPKGKDGFWVPILANSDIVEKYSDNVTNSLHKKNLLLLGEDRYLSSLMLRTFPKRKQIFLPKAACKTVVPDKFKVLLSQRRRWINSTVHNLFELVLINDLCGTFCFSMQFVIFIELVGTLVLPLAICFTIYVIIFSIFSQPTPVITLVLLAIILGLPGVLIIVNATRWSYLAWLFIYILALPIWNFVLPTYAYWKFDDFSWGDTRTITTTNSNAAIKTNLKEETEDDFDYSQITLRTWREFEIEERLKRYGRK; encoded by the coding sequence ATGACCAAGAAAAACTCATTTACAGACACCAATGGTAATTCATCCAAGGAACAACAATATGGAAACATTGACAATAATATCCCCAGTTCCCCCCAAAAAGAGATTTTACAGAATCaagtaaaatatttaccgttaaattattcaaaCGACTCACATATTTCCATTAATACTGACTCGGAAACTACAAAtgcatttaaaaaagtagaTTCTATTGCTTCAATTAATGATGAATCAGTCAATATTACTGATACTTCTCAATATACAGAGAACAAACAAAATGGATCAGGATCTCCATTTGACAAAACCCTTTTAaataaagggaaaaaaccaaaggataataaaactataacCTATAAATTTGAACAACCTTTAACCCTTTGGCAAGCCTATTGCTATATAATCACCTTTTGGGCGCCTGCATTTGTATTGTCATTGTTTGGAATGCcacaaaaagaaagacAAATGGCTTGGAGGGAAAAAATTGCACTTATTtcaatgattttttattgcGGTAGTATAGTTGCCTTTTTAACATTTGGTTTTACCAAAACTGTTTGTAAAGCTCCTGGACTACGTCTAAGAAGCGATCAAATTGTGAATAATCAGCTAATAATCAATGGCCGggtcttttttttagattctTGGATTCATCCAGAAATTGCCGGAATACCAGCCACAACCAACATGTTTAATGAACTATTAAATTTTGGTGGCAGTGATgcctcttttctttttcaaaatgttAATGGTAATTGCAAAGGACTTATCAAACCAAGAGACAACTGTACAATCCCACATGATAATGAAGGCAACCTTGCTTGGTATTTCCCATGTAAATTACTTAACAAAGATGGTCTCTATGATAACAAGTTTGATAAATTTCTTTCGTATGATGTTAATACGTGTCACacttcaaaaaaatcacGCGATTTTTactataataaaaagagtGACGCTGAGCTATATTTTACCTGGGAGGATATACAAAATTCAACTCGTAATCTAGTTGTTGCTAATGGAAATGTATTAGATTTGGACCTATTGAATTTGTTGGAAAGTGAGAGTTTGCTTTATCCTccatattttgattatttgaAGCAGGGTGATTTGAAAGGCTATGATATTTCAATGCTTATGTCTAATTCGgagcaaaaaaaagtcatgCATTGCTTAACAGAAATTATTAGGGTCGGTTCAATCGATTCAGAAACTATTGGCTGTATTGCTTCGGAcattgttttatatttgtcATTAATATTCATTCTTTCCATTGTGATTGCCAAATTTTTGGTGGCTTGTTATTTCAATTGGATCATTGCCAAAAAACAAGGTGCATTTAGTGTTGACAATAAAGCTCTAGCAGAACATACAAATGTTATTGAAGATTGGTCACAAGATATTTACAAGCAAGGTCCTATCAAAAATGTCGAGCCACATCTAAGACCAGTAAAGGGCTCATTTAAACAAGGTGGTAATGCCTCTaccaccaataataatagtagaaaaaaattacctgatttttcaaaactatTGCCTttgtattataataaaactgGATCCAAGCTATATTTAGAAGCTGCGgatcataataaaaaaagtgataATGGGGCTGGTAGCGTTGATGATACTTCTGTTGATGGATTATCAATAAAGTTAACAAGACAGAAATTACTTTTAGAAAAATCTTCTCATGATCTACAATACACTTGTACTGTTGAAACATCGAATGATAACATGACAACAATGACAACTCAAAGTGTTTCAAACAACAAACTAAACACAACGAATCCTTGGAATgaaattttgaaagaaCCAGGCGCGCCATTGACTGATCATGAAGACAGCAAAAATGGTATTGGTGAAGAAAACAAGGAAAGACAAAAATTAGCCCAGCTTTTTTTCACCAAGCAATTTATAAATAGGCTAGATCCATCTATAATACACCCAAATGCTGTCTTACAGCCGCCCCCGTATTTTAAGCCTAACGGGTACCCACTAATTCACACTATATGTTTTGTCACTTGCTATTCAGAAGATGAAGTTGGGTTGAGAACAACATTAGATTCTATTTCAACTACAGATTACCCCAATTCACACAAATTGATAATGATTTTATGCGATGGTTTAATTAAAGGCTCAGGTAATGACAAAACTACACCAGACATTGTGTTGGATATGATGGAAGATTGCATTACAACAAGAGATGAGGTAACGGCCCATTCATACATAGCTGTCGCATCTGGTTCCAAGAGACATAATATGGCCAAAGTTTATGCTGgtttttataaatacaaCGACGCAACGGTGCCCattgaaaaacaacaacgCGTTCCTCTTATAGCGATAGTTAAGACTGGCACACCAAACGAGGCAGGGACAGCAAAACCTGGGAACAGAGGCAAACGGGATTCGCAAGTTATTTTAATGTCATTTTTACAAAAGCTAACTTTTAATGAAAGAATGACAGATTTAGAATACGAGatcttaaaaaatatatggtGCATCACCGGGTTAATGCCGGATTTTTACGAGGCCGTGTTGATGGTCGATGCTGACACTAAAGTGTTCCCCGACTCTTTAACACACATGCTTGCTGAAATGGTTAAAGATCCAGAAATAATGGGGCTATGTGGTGAAACTAAAATCTCAAACAAGAAGCAGTCCTGGGTCACAGCAATTCAAGTTTTTGAATACTATATATCGCACCACCAATCAAAAGCCTTTGAGTCTGTTTTCGGTTCTGTTACCTGCTTGCCAGGATGTTTTTCCATTTATCGTATCAAGTCACCAAAGGGTAAAGACGGGTTCTGGGTTCCGATATTAGCCAATTCTGATATTGTGGAAAAATATTCTGATAACGTCACCAATAGTttacacaaaaaaaacttgcTATTGTTGGGAGAAGATAGATATTTATCCTCGTTAATGTTAAGAACTTTCCCCAAAAGGAAACAGATATTTTTACCTAAAGCTGCGTGTAAAACAGTTGTTCCTGATAAATTCAAAGTGTTGTTATCGCAACGTCGCAGATGGATCAATTCCACTGTACATAATTTATTCGAGTTAGTTTTAATCAACGATTTGTGCGGtactttttgtttttcaatgcaatttgttatatttatcGAATTAGTTGGTACCTTAGTTTTGCCCTTGGCCATATGCTTTACCatttatgttattattttttctattttttcaCAACCAACACCAGTGATCACTTTGGTGTTATTAGCCATCATATTGGGATTGCCCGGAGTTTTGATCATAGTCAATGCAACAAGATGGTCTTATCTCGCCTggctatttatttatattttggcATTGCCAATATGGAACTTTGTATTACCTACCTACGCATATTGGAAATTTGATGATTTTTCATGGGGTGATACAAGAACTATTACAACTACAAACAGCAACGCTGCCATTAAAACAAACTTAAAAGAGGAAACCGAAGATGATTTTGATTACTCTCAGATTACCTTAAGAACATGGAGAGAGTTTGAAATCGAGGAAAGATTAAAAAGGTATGGAAGAAAATAG
- the SDH5 gene encoding succinate dehydrogenase assembly factor SDH5 (similar to Saccharomyces cerevisiae YOL071W | SDH5 | Succinate DeHydrogenase), which produces MLKINVFRTTHYSNVNVLPYLIKSYKNTRFYSNKPQHQSQLEEEQITSEESEDDLITRIKIKPVERVNESIAKKRARLIYQSRKRGILETDLLLSGFAAKYLKTMNEKELEEYDQFLNELDWDIYYWVTKNYKITPLPKKWENSSILAKLQDFAENKEKKMLRMPELSKYK; this is translated from the coding sequence atGTTAAAAATTAACGTTTTTAGAACGACTCATTATAGCAATGTCAATGTACTACCATATCTTATCAAATCCTATAAAAATACCCGTTTTTATTCCAATAAACCACAACACCAATCACAGttagaagaagaacaaaTCACTTCTGAAGAAAGTGAAGATGATTTGATAACAAGgattaaaattaaaccgGTGGAAAGGGTTAATGAAAGTATAGCTAAAAAAAGGGCAAGATTGATTTATCAATCACGTAAGAGAGGTATTCTGGAAACAGATTTGTTGTTATCTGGGTTTGCTGCCAAATACTTGAAAACTATGAATGAAAAGGAATTAGAGGAATATGACCAATTTTTGAATGAATTAGATTGGGATATATACTATTGGGTTACCAAGAATTACAAGATTACACCATTGCCTAAGAAATGGGAAAATAGTAGTATATTGGCTAAATTACAAGATTTTGCTgaaaataaggaaaaaaaaatgttaaggATGCCTGAATTGAGCAAGTACAAATGA
- the MRP10 gene encoding mitochondrial 37S ribosomal protein mS37 (similar to Saccharomyces cerevisiae YDL045W-A | MRP10 | Mitochondrial Ribosomal Protein), whose product MSGKTPIYRLPPLPRLKVKKPIIQQEANRCLVLMSNLLQCWSSNGHMDKQCTQLANQLKACTNERAMGKKHGEERSTINYHASRLYNRINGKPHD is encoded by the coding sequence ATGTCCGGAAAAACTCCAATTTATCGATTACCACCACTACCAAGattaaaagttaaaaaaccAATTATACAACAAGAAGCAAATAGATGTCTTGTATTAATGTCTAATTTATTACAATGTTGGTCCTCAAATGGTCATATGGATAAACAGTGTACTCAGCTAGCTAATCAATTAAAGGCTTGTACTAATGAGAGAGCCATGGGGAAAAAGCATGGTGAAGAAAGAAGTACCATTAATTACCATGCCTCAAGATTATATAATAGAATTAATGGTAAACCACAcgattaa